The Sciurus carolinensis chromosome 18, mSciCar1.2, whole genome shotgun sequence region CCTGGGAGGGAGGATCAGAATTTCCAAGGGTAAATAGAGGGCCTCAGCCATGGCATCCTGACCCCTTATAAGGGAAAGTGATGCATTCTGGACGGTGGTTGAAGCATTCTAACTTGTTTTCATCCCTTAATCCCCGTTACTTCCCCATGTGCTGCACTCCATTTGCCACCCTGGACACCAGCCAGTTTATCAGCACTGGGCTAAGTGACATTCTTAAATAACCTTGCAAGAGGTTTCAGggcgggagagaaaggtggggaAAAGCCCCTAATTTACTTAAAAGGACTTTATGGTCAGACTTAAACGCCTTTCTTCCCCAAACCTGGGCTGCTGCCCTGATAACCTTCTCTCGACCCAGTTCCGGCTCTGACCCAGGCCTTCCGAATCTGCCCATGTTCGGAGGCTGTCCACTCACCTGTCCGCTGGCTCTGCGGCGGGTGGCCTCGGGAGGGAGTCAGTCAGCAAGGCGGCGACAGGAAGAAGTGAGGAGGTGGGGGCGGAGGGAAGACGGGCAGCGGCCAGGGGTCGCGGGGTGCGGGCAGCGCCAGCAGGTTGAAAGGCGAGGGTCGCGCAGGCAGCGGTGGGAGGGGCTGCGGCGGCGGCTCGTCAAGCAGGGGCGGACGTCCGCGCGCGCCCACGGGCCCCGGCGCGGTGGCGACCGCGGCCTCGGGCAGCGGCGGCAGCGGCAGGTGCgcgggcggcggcgcgggcgCGGGCAGGCGCGGCAGGTCCTGCAGGGCGAGCGCCGAGGCAGGTAGCGCGGGCGCGCAGGCTTCCGGCGGCAGCTCCGGCAAGGCCAGGTGGTCGCGGGGGCCCCAGGGCGCCAGGGGCTCGGGTCGCAGTGGGAGAGCGGGCAGCGGTGGCAGCTCAGCCCGGGCGAGGGCCCAGGGCGGCGGGGCCCCGGAGCTCAGGTCCGGCGGCAGGCACGGTAGCGGCGGGTGAGGCAGGGACCGCGGGGGCGGCGGCGTAGGCGGCAGCGACGCGCGGGCACGGCCCAGCTGGGAGTGGACGCGGCCGCGGGCGAGCCGCGGGTGCGAGCGGGAGCGGGGCAGCCGCGCCGCCAGTTTGGCTGCTGCCGCCACCCCAGGATCCGGCGCGCGCCGCTCGCTGGTGCCTGGTACCCCAGGACCGTGGCCCCGAGTCGCGCTGCGCACGGCCAGGCAAACGGAGGTGCACGCTGCCGCGCTCCAGCCAATCAGAGGCCGATGCGCTAGCGGCCCTCCGCGTCTCTTCCACCAGCTGACGCAAACTCTCCGTGGCAGCCAATCAGAGGCTCAGAGCGCTCCATCAAGTTCTATTCCCTCCTTCCCCTAATCCAACCAATCGTCGCGTCTCGTAGCGCCGCAGTCTCTGCACGCATCCCTGAGACCCGGAGCTATATATGCTCAGTGGGCGCCCCCACCTGGCCTGAGGACCGATGAGCCACTGCGAACCACAGGTTGCCTTCCCTGGTCCGGCCCTGCTCATCGGCTGTGGCCAATTTGTAGAGTGTGTGGTTCCGTTGTTTACCCATAGAGACTCCAGAATGATGCTCCTGGGTGGGTGGGTCAAGGTCTATGTAGATTTGCATTCACTTATCTTACAGAAAAGATCATGGTTAAAAAGCAGCGTTCGGTGACTACATGTAGCATTTGAGTTAAAAGTTCCTAAGGGTTATAAATGATAGATTGCTGAGGGTCTGGTAGCTGGTGGGGAAAGGAGAACAAGGCCAATTGATTCCAAATTAGAATATGGAGCCgggcagtgcatgcctgtaatcccagcggctctagaggctaaggcaggagaatagcGAGTCCAAAATCAGCTTCAGTAATgcagcgaggtcctaagcaactcagcaagactctgtctctaaataaaaatacaaaaaaggtctggggatgtggatcagtggttaagtgcccctgggttcaatctctggtgccaatgccaatataaaatatatatataaagtagaaCATTTCTAGGTGTTAAGGCTATATAACCCAGCtgaagatgtaactcagtagtagagtgcttgcctagtatgcatagggccctgggtttgatccccagaaagCAGTCTTGAGGGGAGGGCGGCTGTCATAGTGCCTTTGCTGAAATAGTTTGctttggcctctgtgagcaagtggTATTGGCTCAGCAACCTCTTTTCCAGGAAAGAAAGCTGCTATGCTTTGGGGCAGGAAAAAACAAgactatttcaatatttttacaaaatcactgtgttagctttttgttgctctGACTAAAATACCCAACCAGAACGACTCAGAGGAACAAAAGTTTATGTTGGGTTTACAGTTTCAAAGTTCTCAGTTCATGGTcaccaacttcattgctctgggcctgatcTGAAACAGAACATGCTGGCAGAAGGGCCTGGCAatggaaagttgctcagctcaaggtaggcaggaagcagagagggagtggaagcagccagggacaaaatatataatccaagGCACCGCccaactgcctacagttacaacccagtgatccatcaaatggatcaatTCACTGAATAGGTTATGAATCTCATAttccaatcacttcacctcctGAATTAACACCGGAGCTTTTGGgaaatacctcatatccaaaccaaaacaatcATTAATTCAGCATAAAAACAAAAGCCTCTAATTCTCAATTAGAGCAAAATTACATGTGCTGGATTTAGAGAAATCAGGCAGGAACTCCAACAATGTTTACAGAAGTTGCTAGATGCTGATCAGTCCAAAACCTCAGATACTATAGTGAGATTTGTTCTATGCCCCAATCCCATTATTATAAATCATGCAATTAAAAAATGAGcttagagctggggatgtaactttgcagtagagcacttacctagcacgcacaaggctctgggttcaattctgagtaccatttgaaagaaaaaaatgagccaaattcCTTATGGTGCCAAATCCCATCAGCTCCTTTCAATTCAAGCTTCAGTAGTTAAAACCTCCTCTAAGCTGTCAGGTTGGGGCATagtacagtggtagagcacttgcctagcatgtgggaggtcctgggttcaatccctagtgccacaaaaataaacagtaaCCTTCCCAGGCTTCAAGACAAGGTATGGACTTAGAAGGGTTCTGCTCAGGAGAGAGGACAGGGGGCACCCCCCAGTGCAGGCTCTGAGTCAAAATTTGGAATTTTGGGTCAGTTCCCAtgagagtaaaaaacaaaaggattCAGTAGCACTGATCTGATACAGGATTATTAGTaactagcttttaaaaatatttgaaagagccAGGTACAATGGCACACACTTGTGATCCACTGAGGCAGTGTGatcgcaagtttaaggccagccagagcaacttagtgagaccctgtcttgaaattaaaaaaataagaagggctgggaatgtatctcagtgatagagtatccctgggttcaagccctagttCCTCTCCcctgaataaatatttgagagtCCCATAATCTGCTagaataaatatatgatttattctttttttgggggggtagaatggattgaatccaggggtacctaaccacttagtcacatccccaactctttttaaattttatttaaagacagggtcttgctgagtcgcttagggtcttgctaagttgctgagactgatgtTGAACTCCAgattccccctgcctcagccccctgagttgctgggattacaagtgtgtgccaccgtgcctgacctgattcattcatttctaagaGCCTTTAAGTGATTAGGAAGTTGTTTGTTAGGTTTGTGCCCCTCCTCCACAAAGAGGAATCGAGACTCAAGTAGATAATTTGTAATTGTTATTTGAGATATCTAAGGGAATTTATCAGGATTAGAAGTCATTCTAAATATCTAAGGGTCAGTAGAACTGTGAAATTTGTAATTTAATTGGGCATTAATCAAAGAACGTGTATAAGCACCAAAGAATGGGAAGCAGACCTCGAgtgattcagagaagcctttattccttagCAGGTTCAGACGCCATTCaggcccattttccagatgggaaaatggcggtcagttacagaggggattttggttttatagggtacaatgatgtcaTCATTGGGAGCTgtgtatgtgcagttttgacAGGGGCTAGTTgcacaggttaaaactttaatttagtaTTGAATGGGGTTTCTGCCTTGGAGGGGTGAGGGTGACGGTGTCACCTACGCAGACACTGTGGACTCGCTAGAGGTGGGGGTGAAGCAGACTTCGTTGGCTGTGCTCCAAGCTTTTGGTTACATAGACTATGCAGCTGCGTGTGCGAGGGGAGGCTCCTTCTGCATCAACCAGTGAAAAGGTCATTAACTCCGCTTATCGGAGATGTTCCCAAGGCTACAGCAAGCATCACAAGTCCACTGGATGGCGTTCCAGTCCAGCTGGAGTGGTAGGCCTTTGCTTATACCATTGACTCAGTGACTGCTGCCAAGTATGCCTGTAGGACATTACCTACaatttaggagggtagttgtaaaaaggttgaaactcagtgttgtctggggagataagaatccagatcccagggatgagtactcaaatcttgcccactggtatttgctgtgcttccgTTTAGCACTAATTTGCCATGGAGGAAGGTCATGGTTTAGGGCCCAACATTTagtatctgcccctttcccccagggcccattttTCCTTGGCttgtttcccctccctcctccagagtcacactgtccctccatttttcttggagagctatcttttaggaatattattttctataacccTACAGAGCATGGACCCTGGCACATAGCCACATCAGCAtttgttgaatgatgaatgagaGAATGAGGTGCTGGTTCCTGCCCCTCTTACCCCAGTCAACATCCCCCCGCACAGCACACAGAGGCCAACAGGGAAAGCGTGACAAATTTATTGATACTTAAGCCCAGAGACCAAGTCCCAAGGGCCTGCCTTCCTTGCCCTGTGGGCCAGGCTCTGATGCGGAGGCCCTCGGAGACAGGCAGGGGACAGGTTCCGGTGCTCAGCACTTCCCAGGagggcagaggcctgggaggaagaggcagagaagCATCTATGGCGGAGCAGGACTCTGGTGAGGTCTGGCCCCTCCTCACCTCAGGCGGATCTGAGGTCATCACTCCGCAGAACTCTGAGGGTACCGAGGGTCTGATGCTCCTTCCAAGGACAGGGACATCCCACCCCCCATGCAGCTGGACAGGTGATAGATGTGACCCTTCAGGTGTGGGGCGCGTGGGTCGCCATGGCCCCCTCTCACCTCCATAACCATTTCCCAGCTGGTCACTGTTGCCTCTCTTCCCCTCAAGGTTCCCTAAGACAGACAAACCAGGGGCAACTGGGGTCACCAGAGATCTTCTGCCCACCCAGCTTTACCCCACCTCTGGGAAGTCCCTATTCACTAAAGGGCCCTGGGACCAGCTGCCCACCGGacccagggagaggaaggaagaactaaGCTTCACTACCCTGCACTATCTATCCCTCCCTGTCTGAGTCCTGTGTCCAGCCCTGTACTCAGGGACCCtagggcctggcctggcctggcctggctttcttttctttctttctcatactggggattgtaccccaGAGTACTTTAcctctcagccacatccccagtcctttttctatttttattttgggacagggtcttgctaaatgctgaggctggacttgaacttgggatcttcctgctccagcctcccggattgctgggattataggtgtgagtcaCCATGTCTGATTCCAAGGGCCTTTTCTTCAGCCTCATCCCTCCCTGCTCATTCcctcctgtctcttcctcctctgcagagtTGTGGGCTGGGAGCATGTGGGGGTAGGGGGCCATGTCCATGCCAATCACTCTCATCCGCACACCCATTACCCGGATGGCTCCTGAGCACTGCATGTCTGTATCCTGGGCCCCAGGGCTGTAGAGCAGGCCAAGGAGAGACCTGCAGGGGCCAGGCCTGACCTGCAGGAGGAGAGATGGTGTGGGCACCCTGTCTCCCAGAGCTGGACTCTTGGGAGACCCCAGTGCCCCGGTCCTCAGAGGCCCCTCGGCTTCCACAGGTTGTTTCTTACTGTCTCCTGAGGGGGCTGAAGCTGCCGCTTTGGAGTACACAAGAGCCTCCCCTGCAGGCCCTGCAGGGGATCCTAGTTACTGCAGCCCAGCCCCTGGGCTTGTCCCTTCCCCTTGCTGGGCAGCATCTTGACCCTTGGGTTGACTCACCATTCTTAAAGTTGTTGACCTCAGGGAAccctggaggaggaaagagaaccTCAGATATGGGTGAAGCCCTGGGCCCAGCACACCCAGCCTCCCACCCCCATGACCCCCACTCCACCTACCTGGCTGTGGGTGGGCCCCTAGGAAGACCCTGGTTCCCAGAGCTCCATTCCTATAATCAAAACCTGCAGGAGACAGATTGGAAGGGGTAGTCAGGGATGGTATAGGGAGTCAGGACCAGCTTGTAGAGACAGGGAGAAGTAGGCAGATTAACTCAGAACTCAGAGGCCTGGAGAGAGCTCCTCTCAGCTACTCCTCTGCCTGGTCTCTCCCATCCCATCGCTCACGCACAAACCCTAACACAGCTTTCCACCTTCTGGCTGCTGCTTCCAGGAAGCCTCCCCTGACTTCCCTCTGGGCAGCTTCCAAACCTGCTCCTTCTTTCTGCCTGGCATCAGGCTATACTTGGTCCTCATATGAAGTTTCAGGCACCATTATGGCGGAGCAGGTAGCAAATATGTGAAGGGAAATAAGAAAAGCAGCAGAGAGGAGTAGAGGGGGCTCGCCCTAGAGAGAAGCCAGCTTCGGCTGAGAGCAGAGCTGGGGGGCTCACCAACTTCCTGCAGCTGAAGGTCACCACCAAAACCTGAGGGGGAGGAAGCTGAGTGTCAGGGGTggcccaccctcccctcccctctaaCAGGGCCCCCAAACGGAAggctggagaggtggggagggggaagagaggcAGGAATGCATTGAGGAGACTCCTCACCCTGTTCTGCTCCTGGTCCAAGGCCACTGGGAGGCTGGTAGCCTGTGAAGGGAACGGAGGTCAGTGATGGAGTATGGAGACTTTCCCTAACTCCTTGAGGTACAAGTATGAACCCAAGGGActctgagaaggaagaagggaatctCCCTAGCCAGAGGACAGAACCAGAGGAAAAAAGCTTAGAAAATAGCAAGAGGATGGAAGGTCAGCTCTAGGAGGCACTTCCTAGCCTAGGTGCCTGAACAGAAGGCTGgcaagtttgaagacagcctcagcaactaagatcttgtctcattaaaaaaaaaaaaaaaaaaaaggatgatagAGGAGGACCCTGATTTGGCCAGGAGACAGGGGTATAGGCTCAGTGGAGGGTTTGTTCCTTTGAGAAGTGGGGCCTGAGGACAGAGGGACTCGTCCCtgctttctgaggtttcagtcccCACTGGATAGCCAGGTTGGTGCTAGGAAGAAAGGTGGGGTAGGTGGCAGGAGTGGGGGTGAGCCCAGCACAGGGCTTGAGAagctgcagcctgcagcctgtcCCCATGGGGCAGGGGACAAGGGGAGCTGCCATGTGGGGCCCCATGGGGTCTCAGAGTCCAGGTTTTTCCTCAGCTGATTCACCCTGTGACACGTCACcaccttctctgagccttggtgtCAGCTGATGTGATAGAGCAGGACACAGAGCCAAGCCCAGACCCTCCCGGGACCAGGTGCCTCCCTGTGTCCCCAGGTCCCATTCCACACTGACCTGGGAACTTGTCCCTCTGGACTGTGGGAGGGTGCTGGGATTTCTGGCTCCAGTCGCCCCTTTTATCTGAAGGAACCCCTGGAGTGGGAGGCCTGGGGGTGAGCAGTGGAGTGACTCCCACATTGCAAGGACCTGGGTGGGCGAGAGGATGGCGAGGGGAGTGAGCTCCAGGCATCTGTGCCATCGGCTGCCCAGGAGGCTCAGGCCAGGCCAAGCCACCAACCTGCAGTGGCTGCAAGGTGGACACAGCATCCACGGGAGACCTCTGCCAGGCCGGGGAAAGCCGAGCTCCAAGGGCCACAGCAGGCTAGGGGCTCCTGCTGCCTCCCCACCCAGCCCCTCGTCCCCGGAGGGCCCATTCAGTGGTCTCACCTGGCTGGGCCGACAGCCCATTTCCACTGCCATATCCTGGAGAAGGAAAGTAGGAAAGTGAGGGGCTGGATGGAGATGGGGCCTGGAGCAGAGGCAGGGGAGGTGCAGGCAGAGATGGGCCAGTTCCTCACTCGCCGGCTTCTGAGCTTTCCCATCCACACTCAGGCCTGGAGAAAGAAGGCCTGTTCAGACCAGTAGCCCCTCCCCGGAGTGAACCCTCCTTTCCCCTGCTGAGGCCCCTGCACTCACCTGGTGGAAGCCCCTGGTCACTCCCTGGCGTGTACCCTGGGAGGAGAATAGGCATGAGGGAAGGGGCTGACACcgagagacaggaagaggaacAGAAACGGGCTCACCTGATTCCAATGGCaggcaggcagccctgcccctccccaggaccaccttgcccttccttcccctttcttcacCTGCTGGACCCCTTTCCCCAGGAAGCCTCCTGCTCCCAGCCCATTCCTGTATCCTGTGGAGTCTGGTGGGTTGGGAGGGCTAGAGGCCTTAAGGCCATAGGCCACTTCTGAGGGTAAAGAGAAATGGCTTCCCTGGCTTCTGGGGCTTCATGCTTTCCCCAACACCAAGAGAAGAAATGGAGAGCAGGTCCAGGATGCCCCCACTGTGGGCCTCTCCTCCAGATCCCCGGAACCTGGCTCCCCATGCCCACCCATGCCCACCTGGCCCAGAGCTACGGGAACCACAGGGCCTGGGCAGTGGGAGAAAGACTAAGGTGCAAAAGGGCCCCCTCGGACAGGGCCTGGGacccacctcccttccctggcCATGCCCCCAACCTCTCCCAGCCACTCCATAGCCACTCTGAGCTGGCAGACCTGTGGGAGGGAGGGATAAGCAGGGTGTTGGGACCCTGGCTAAGTTGAGACCCTCCAGGAACAGCTTGTGATTCCCTGGTTTAGGGCCAGGACAGAAACCAGGATCCTGGAGAAATCCCTGAACATCCCTTGCGAGATCTGGAAGGGAACAGTTAACAGGGCGCCCCAGACATGAACCCCATCATGGGTTGGTCCAGCCCATGTCCTTTCCTGCATCCTAGGGCACACCTGGAGGTAGATGTGAAGGAGGGAAGGGTTGGGGGAGGCAGAGAGACTGTCTAGGGCAGAGCTTACCTGGTGTCTGGGGTTTTGCACTCCCTCTATAGCCTGGTGGAGAGACAGGACGAGGTGAGGGCCCCAGGGGTCCCCATCTCTGcccccctccagccccagccccacccctacCTGGTCCATCACCATTTGGATCTGCAGGGCCTGTGGAGAAGAGGGGAAGTGCTACAGCTGGGCCTGGGGATGAAGCCGGATGGGGTCACTCGGTGTCTCCCTGCTTCCCCTCCCAGTGACCCTTGCTGCCCCCCCCCAGCTTCCTTCCATTCATGAAGCAGGAGTTAGGGTTCATGACCCAGCTCAGTTTGTTTATTATCTGAGGAAAGTGTGGACAGAGACAGAAGGAACAAGGGACAAGGCTATTCTCTCGCCTGGCTTCTGAGGTTTCACAcctggggagagacagagactgaCATGTGTCCAGTTGGCTCTTCTCAAGGTCTTAACTGgcccctgcctctgtcccccGCTGGCCCACCTCCTAGCAGCCCCTGGACCCAGGCCCAGCAGCCTCACCTAGCCCAGCTGCCGGTCCATTTCCATTGCCATAACCTGGGGGAGAAGCAGGAGCAGGCCTGGGTTGGTGTGGGAGACTCAGGAGGCAGCCACAGAGACAGGGGGTTAAGGGGGGCCCTCCACCTGGCTCTGAGACCTTAGGCCCCCCAGGCCTCTGTCACCCCGCCTCACCCATGGCCCTGGGACCCCTTACTTTCTGCCCTTCCTGTGGAGACATGGAGGCTGAGCTCAGGGCCAGTCCCCAAATGCTATGACCCAAGCAGGCTCTGCCCTCCTGGTCCCTGCCCTCACCCTCTAAGGGGCTCCATTCAGGTCTTGTCACCTGACAGGCTCCTACTGCAAGGAAGGCCCCAGGTGCCAGCCCCTTCCCACAccctggagagagggagggagccaTGGTGGGATGCTTTAGGGGTGCAAGACTCACCTGGCTTCTGGGGCTTTGTGCCCCTTCCAAAGCCTGACCTCTAGTTTgcaatcctgccttagccttctgagtcactgggattaggtctgtgccaccacaccaggtgAGGGTGGGGACCTGCCCCTCCCTGAGCCCTGCCTCGACCACCCTCCTCTGGCAGGGTTTCTACTCCTGGAAAAGCA contains the following coding sequences:
- the Grep1 gene encoding glycine rich extracellular protein 1, whose amino-acid sequence is MGTWVFLTTLFLLCLTPETLQGGFGSPNGYRSGYGTVGGLGAGFRKGNQLRAQPGPPAQNGYGAGIGGSTKPQKPGYGNRYRLVAGSFLGAAAQPGFGGGVKSQKPGYGTGILGAGTFPGVGALPGYGNGNGPAAGLGYTPGSDQGLPPGLSVDGKAQKPARYGSGNGLSAQPGPCNVGVTPLLTPRPPTPGVPSDKRGDWSQKSQHPPTVQRDKFPGYQPPSGLGPGAEQGFGGDLQLQEVGFDYRNGALGTRVFLGAHPQPGFPEVNNFKNGNLEGKRGNSDQLGNGYGVCVSWWKRRGGPLAHRPLIGWSAAACTSVCLAVRSATRGHGPGVPGTSERRAPDPGVAAAAKLAARLPRSRSHPRLARGRVHSQLGRARASLPPTPPPPRSLPHPPLPCLPPDLSSGAPPPWALARAELPPLPALPLRPEPLAPWGPRDHLALPELPPEACAPALPASALALQDLPRLPAPAPPPAHLPLPPLPEAAVATAPGPVGARGRPPLLDEPPPQPLPPLPARPSPFNLLALPAPRDPWPLPVFPPPPPPHFFLSPPC